Proteins from a single region of Geothrix sp. PMB-07:
- the nrfH gene encoding cytochrome c nitrite reductase small subunit → MSGKRRLIFFSLAASVFLGVFLGSGAYTFVSAHGTSYLSNDPAVCVNCHIMREDYDGWRHGSHHAVATCNDCHLPHDNVVSKFFVKASNGYHHSKAFTLQDFAEPIRIKPGNAKVLEANCLRCHGELTDEITAHGTLGVPTDPTQKADLYGCVRCHQGVGHGPTR, encoded by the coding sequence GTGAGCGGAAAGCGCCGATTGATCTTCTTCAGCCTGGCCGCCAGTGTGTTCCTGGGCGTGTTCCTGGGATCTGGGGCCTACACCTTCGTGTCGGCCCACGGCACCTCGTACCTGTCCAACGATCCCGCTGTGTGCGTGAACTGCCACATCATGCGCGAGGATTACGACGGCTGGCGGCATGGGTCCCATCACGCGGTGGCCACCTGCAACGACTGTCACCTGCCCCACGACAACGTGGTGAGCAAGTTCTTCGTGAAGGCCAGCAATGGCTACCACCACTCCAAGGCCTTCACCCTTCAGGATTTCGCCGAACCCATCCGCATCAAGCCCGGCAACGCCAAGGTGCTGGAGGCCAACTGCCTGCGCTGCCATGGTGAGCTGACCGACGAAATCACTGCCCACGGCACCCTGGGCGTGCCCACGGATCCCACCCAGAAAGCCGACCTCTACGGCTGCGTCCGCTGCCACCAGGGCGTCGGCCACGGGCCCACGAGATAA